From the Clostridium cagae genome, the window ATCAGATTATTCAGATTATTTCAAATCTAAAGACTTCTATTTTATTAAGAAAATTGGTTGAAAAAGTTATCTATATAGGAGTATATTATAAAATAGAGTACGTCAATTGAAGGGAGAATCACTTATGCAACTTATGGAAAAAATGTGGCTTAGAGCCAAATCAGATAAGAAGAATATTGTATTGCCAGAGGGAATTGAAGAAAGAAATATAGCTGCTGCTAGAAAAATAGTAGATAATGGTTTAGCAAATCCTATTCTAATTGGAGATAGGGAAAAAGTGCTAAAAAAAGCAGATGAAATAAATGTGAATTTGGAAAATATACAAATAATAGATCCAAATGATTCAGACAAGCTAGAAATTTATATAAAAAATTTCTACGAACTTAGAAAAAATAAAGGAATGACTATGGCCAAGGCCGAAAAGATAGTAAGAGACCCTCTTTATTTTGCAACTATGATGGTAAAATTAGATGATGCAGATGGAATGGTTTCAGGAGCAATTCATACTACAGGAGATTTATTAAGACCAGGATTGCAAATTATAAAAACAATGCCAGGAGTATCAATAGTATCAAGTTTCTTTATTATGAATGTACCAGGAAAAGAATTTGGTACTGATGGAACTTTAATATTTGCGGACTGTGCAGTTAATCCAAATCCAAATGAAGACGAATTAGCAGCTATAGCTATAGCAACAGCAGAGACAGCAAAGAAGCTTTGTAAAATGGAACCAAGAGTAGCTATGCTATCATTCTCAACAATGGGAAGCGCTGACAATGAACTTGTAGATAAAGTAAGAAATGCTACTGCCAAAGCCAATGCTTTAAGACCAGATCTAATGATAGATGGAGAATTACAATTAGATGCTGCAATAATTGAAAAAGTAGCAGCTCAAAAAGCTCCAAATAGCAAAGTTGCAGGAAAAGCAAATGTGCTAGTTTTTCCGGATTTACAATCAGGAAATATAGGATATAAATTAGTACAAAGATTTGCTAATGCAGATGCAATTGGCCCAGTTTGCCAAGGATTTGCAAAGCCAATAAATGATTTATCAAGAGGGTGTAGTGCTGATGATATAGTTAATGTTGTAGCGTTAACAGCAGTTCAAGCACAAGAGGTTTAATTAGCTGAAAGAGGAGAGGAAAAAAATGAAAGTATTAGTAATTAATTGTGGAAGTTCATCTTTAAAATATCAACTAATTGATATGACAACAGAAGATGCGTTAGCAGAAGGACTTGTAGAAAGAATTGGAATTAATGGATCAATCTTAACTCAAAAAGTTAAAGGTAGAGAAAAGTATATAGTAGAGCAACCTTTAAAAGATCACCAAGATGCGATTGAGTTAGTATTAAAAAGCTTAATTGATGGAAATCATGGTGTTATAAAATCAATGGATGAAATAAGTGCAGTTGGACATAGAGTAGTTCATGGTGGGGAAAAATATTCAAAATCAGTACTAGTAAATGATGAAGTTATGAAGAATATTGAAGAGTGCATTAAATTAGCACCACTTCATAATCCACCAAATATAATAGGAATAAAGGCTTGTGAAGAGCTTATGCCAAATACTCCAATGGTATGTGTCTTTGATACTGCATTCCATCAAACTATGTCAGAAAAGGCGTATATGTATCCACTACCATATGAATACTATACTGAAGATCATATAAGAAAATATGGTTTCCATGGAACATCTCATAAATATGTAGCTAATAAAGTGGCAGAACTTATGAAAAAAGATGCAAGTGAATTAAAAACAGTAACTTGCCATTTAGGAAATGGAGTTAGTATTACAGCAGTAGATGGTGGAAAATCAATTGATACTACAATGGGATTTACACCGCTTGCAGGTACAATAATGGGATCAAGATGTGGAGATATAGATCCAGCAATAGTTACGTATCTAATCAAAGAAAAAGGTTATTCAGCTGATGAAGTAAATGATATATTAAATAAAAAATCAGGTATATTAGGGGTTTCAGGAGTAGGAACTGATTTTAGAGATATAAGAAGTGCTATTGGAGAAAATAATAAAAGAGCGATTCTTGCAACAGATATTTTTGGTTATCAAATAAAGAAGCAAATAGGAGCTTATGCGGTTGCTATGGGTGGACTTGATACAATAGTATTTACAGCAGGAATAGGAGAACATGCTCCAGAAGTTAGAATAAGAGCCTTAACAGGTCTTGAATTTATAGGAATAGAACTTGATGAAGAAAAGAATAACAGCCATGATATAGGTGAAGGTCTTTTAATTTCAAAGGAAAGTTCTAAAGTAAAAGTTTATGTAATCCCTACTAACGAGGAATTAATGATAGCAAAAGAAACTTTAGCATTAGTATAAAAGTAATTTAATAATAAATTTCTTGACTTTTATCGACACACTTTATATAATAAATTGTGTTTGCTTAACAAATATAATATGTTTAAGGAGTGAGAAGGGGCTTATTATAAAAAATAGGTTCTACTGATTATGAAAGTACGAGTTTCAGATCTTATTTCAAGAAAAGAAAGAAGTAAAAAAATTGACTACAAATTTGAAATACCTAAGTTTGAATTTGAAGGAGATGTAATCACTCCAGTAAGTAAGTGCGAAGTATCAGGAGTAATAACATCTGATAAAGATATTGTAATAATGAAAGCTAAAGTAAAGGTTACTTTAGAAATGAATTGTGCAAGGTGTTTAGATACCTTTATCTATCCAATAGATATTGATATAGAAGAGAGGTTTGCCAATAATAATAATCTTCAAGAAGAAGAGGTTGTTATTGTGCTTGATGACATTTTAGACATCAGTCAAATAATTGAATCTAATATAATATCGACTTTACCAATACAAAGACTTTGTAAGAATGATTGCAAAGGACTTTGTCAGGAATGTGGTTCAAACCTTAATAAGCAGCCATGTTCTTGTAATAAGTATGATACAGACATTAGATTTGATGTTCTAAAAGGTTTGTTTGACAATAAGGAGGTGTAGTTATGGGAAATCCTGCAAGAAAGTGTTGTAGCGCAAGAAGAGATTCAAGAAGAGCTCAAACATTTAAAGCTAGCTTACCTGGCATAGTTGAGTGTCCTCAATGTCATGAAATGAAGCTTGCTCATAGAGTATGTAAAAACTGTGGATTCTACAAGAATAGAGAAGTTGTATCTTCAGAAAAATAAAAGAAAGTCTTTAGACTTTCTTTTATTTTTATATTAGAATATTATTAAGTAAAATATTTTGATATATGAATGTAATTTAATTAAAAATGCTTTAGATTAATTAAATTTATTATTATTAATATTTTTAATTAATCTATTTTTTTATAATTTAACCAGAAAAAAGAGGGGGTATGTTTATGAAAATAGCTATTGATGGCATGGGTGGAGATAATGCACCTAGCGCAGTTGTGGAAGGTATAGTATCGGCATTAAAAGAATATAGTGAAATGACTTTTTATATTACAGGTCCAGAAGATAAAATATCATTAGAACTTTCAAAATACGACTATCCAAAAGATAAAATTGTTATAATAGATGCGAAGGAAGTAATATCAACAAATGAACATCCAGTTATGGCATTAAGAAGAAAAAAAGATTCTAGCATCGTTAAAGCTTTGAATTTGGTTAAGGATGGAACTTGTGATGGTATAATATCAGCAGGGAGTACGGGAGCGTTTTTAGCAGGATGTACATTGATTGTAGGAAGAATTAAGGGCGTGGAACGTCCAGCATTAGGTCCTATAATGCCTGGTAGAAGAGGAAATTTTATGATTGTTGATGCAGGTGCTAATGTAGATAGTAAACCTGAATATTTAGTTCAATTCAGTAAAATGGGAAGCATCTACTATAAAAATGTATTTAATGTTGATATTCCAAGTGTAGGATTATTAAATATTGGGGCTGAAGAGGAAAAGGGAAATGATCTTACAAAAGCAACTTATAAATTATTAAAAGAAGAAAATACTATAAATTTTGTTGGCAATATAGAACCAAGATATATTCCGACTGGAGATACTAACATTATAGTAAGTGATGGTTTTGCAGGAAATACAGCACTGAAAATGTATGAAGGATCAGCAAAAAATATTTTAGGTATGATAAAAGATGAAGTATTGAAAGCTGATTTCAAGAGTAAAATAGGTGTATTGTTATTAAAACCTTTTCTAAAAAGAATTATGAAGAAGTTTGATTATAAAGAATATGGTGGAGCACCTTTTTTAGGGGTAAATGGTATTTGTATAAAAGCACATGGTAGCTCGGATGGTAAGGCTTTTAAAAATGCAATTAGACAAACAAAGATTTTTTATGAAAATAATGTTTTAGATGAGATAAAAAAAGAGTTTGAGAAGAAAAATTAAATCTTATTTGTAAAGATAGTTAAATTAATATTGACTATGGAAAAAATATATACTATTATCTAACTGTAGAGTTTGGGAGGTGAAATAAATGTTTGAAAAAATTCAAAATATTATAGCGGATAAATTAAGTATTGATTTAGGTAGTGTTACTATGGAATCATCATTTGTTGAAGATTTAAATGCCGATTCATTAGACATAGTAGAACTTATAATGGCATTAGAAGATGAATTAGATATGGAAATACCAGATGAAGATGTTGAAAACTTTAAGACAGTTGGCGACGTTGTTAATTACGTAAAAGCTCATTACGATGAATAACATAATCCCGCGAGTAAGCGGGATTTTCTTTATAACTAGTTTATTCTTGAATTTGTTATGTTTTTATTAAATTTTGTTTTTAGCAAGTTGAAGAATAAACTTCAAGGAGTGGATATGAATGAATAGATATAAATTTAATGATATTGAAAACCGCTTAGGAGTTTATTTTAATAATCCTTCATTAATTAAGACTGCATTGACACACAGTTCATTTGGTAATCAATTTAAAGATGCTAAATATAATGAGAGATTAGAATTTTTGGGGGATTCTGTATTGCAACTTTGTATTACAGAGTATCTTTTTAATAAGTTTAAAGATAAGTCAGAAGGTGAATTAACTAAGATTAGAAGTCTGATAGTTTGTGAAAATTCACTTTATGAAATAGCAAAGAAGTTAAGCCTTGGAGAATATATAAGAATGAGTAAGGGTGAAGAGCTTACTGGAGGAAGAGAAAGAATGTCTATACAAGCAGATGCTGTTGAAGCGGTAATTGCAGCAGTGTATTTAGACAAGGGAATAGGATTTGTAAATGATTTTATATTGCTTCACTTTGAAGAAATGATAAACAAAGCAATAAATAATGAGATAGTATTAGATTTTAAAACTAAATTACAAGAACTATTGCAAAAAGATGGGGAAATTTTAATACAATATGAATTAGTAAAGTATGAAGGTCCGCCTCATAGAAGAAAATTTTTCACTAATGTAATTATAAATGAAAAGGTTATGGGGATAGGAGAAGGATATAGTAAAAAAGAAGCTGAACAAAATGCAGCAAAAGAAGCTTTAAAGAGGTTAGAAAAGAACTATGAGTAAAAATTATTATATTATCCCTATATTTGTACCTCAAGAAGGATGTCCACATAAATGTGTATTTTGTAATCAAGACAGAATAACAGGGCTTAAAGATATAGTAACTACTGATATAGTAAGAAAAACAATAGATGATTATTTAGAAACAATAGCAAATAAAGAGGCAATTATAGAAGTTTCATTCTTTGGTGGTACTTTTACAGCCGTAAAAGAAGAAAAGCAAAGAGCATTTTTAGAAATAGCAAAAGGTTATAAAGATAAAGGTTTAATTGATAAGATAAGACTTTCTACAAGACCTGATGCGATTGATGATTATATACTTACTTATTTAAAAGAATACAAAGTTGATATAATAGAACTTGGTGTACAATCTTTAGATGATGAAATATTAAAAAAATCAGGTAGAGGCCATTATGTTTCAGATGTAGAAAAAGCATCAGCTTTAATAAAACAATACGGATTTGTTTTAGGACATCAAATAATGCCAGGGTTACCGGGTGATACTTCGGAAAAAGACATTTTAACAACAAAGTTATCTATAAAAATGAAACCTGATATTTGTAGGATATATCCAGCTTTAGTTATTAAAGATACGCCTATGGAAAAGATGTATAAAATGGGAACATATATACCATATTCTTTAGATGAGGCAGTTGAGATAAGCAAGGCTATGTATGAATTATACTTAAAAAATAATATTCAAGTAATTAGAATAGGACTTCAACCAACTGAAAGCATAAATGAAGGAGCGGATATTGTAAGTGGTCCGTTTCATCCAGCATTTAGAGAATTGGTTGAGAGCAGCTTAATAGCAAACTTAATTAATTCTAATGTAAAAGATAAAGAAAGAGTTGAATTAAGGATAAATCCTAAAGATATAAGTAAATTATATGCTAATAAGAAAAAATATTTTAATAACATAAAAAACAAGAGTATTATAGTTAAGCAAGATTTTGAAGTTTCAAGAGGAAATTTAAAATTAATAACTGAAGAAAAAAATATTAACATTATATATTAGCGAGAGGAAACTCTCGCTTTTATTCTGTAAGTTTTTTTAAAATAAGAAAACTTTTTAATTTCGAAAGTTCATAGAATAGAAGAAAAAGATTTATGAGCTAATTTATATTTAGAATTTTATTGCATTGATATTTAAGCTTCTTTAAGATAAAATTATTACAAATAAGGAGTGTTGTTTATGAAAAAGAAAACTAGAGAAAAGCTGAAAATTTTTATGGCTATTTTTATTATTTTAATTTTTATTATAGGATTATTACCAGCAGTATTTTTACTATAAGGAGTGGTGTATTTGTTTTTAAAATCCCTAGATATAAGAGGATTTAAGTCCTTTGCAGATAAGACAGAATTGAAATTTAACAATGGAGTAACTGCAGTAGTAGGCCCAAATGGTAGTGGGAAAAGTAATATTTCCGATGCTGTTAGATGGGTTTTAGGAGAACAAAGTGTTAAAACTCTTAGAGGCGGAAAGATGGAGGATGTAATTTTTGCAGGAACTCAATATAGAAAACCTGTGGGATTAGCTCAAGTTTCTTTGACTTTAGATAATGGAGATAAAAAATTATCAACGGAATATAGTGAAGTTACTGTGTCAAGAAGAATATTTAGATCTGGGGAATCTGAGTATTTAATAAATAACAAAAAATGTAGACTTAAAGATGTTATAAATCTTTTTATGGATACGGGTATAGGTAAAGAAGGATACTCATTAATAGGACAAGGAAAGATAGAATCTATATTAAGTGGAAGACCAGAAGAAAGAAGAGCACTCTTAGAAGAAGCGGCAGGTATAGTTAAATTTAAAAGCAGAAAAGAAGAAGCAGAAAAGAAGCTAGCTAATACAGATGGTAATTTGGTTAGAATACGAGACATAATATCTACGTATAGTGAACGTATAGAACCATTAAGAATAGATAAAGAAAAAGCTTTGAAGTTTAATTTGATTTCTGAAGACTTACGAAAGAATGAGGTTTCGCTATTAGTTAAATATATAAAAATAAAAGAAGATGAGTTAAAAGAATTTGATAATGAATTAAGAGATAAGAATACTCTTATTGATGAAAAGAAAAGAGAATTAGATTTACTTAGAGAAAAATTAAAATCATTAGAAGAGAAAATTAATTTATTAGAAAAAGAAACAGACGAAGAAAAAACATATTATTATAAATTAAAGGAACTGATTAGTGAGGATTCTAAAGATATAGAATTAAATAAAGAAAGAATTAGAAATTTA encodes:
- the pta gene encoding phosphate acetyltransferase, giving the protein MQLMEKMWLRAKSDKKNIVLPEGIEERNIAAARKIVDNGLANPILIGDREKVLKKADEINVNLENIQIIDPNDSDKLEIYIKNFYELRKNKGMTMAKAEKIVRDPLYFATMMVKLDDADGMVSGAIHTTGDLLRPGLQIIKTMPGVSIVSSFFIMNVPGKEFGTDGTLIFADCAVNPNPNEDELAAIAIATAETAKKLCKMEPRVAMLSFSTMGSADNELVDKVRNATAKANALRPDLMIDGELQLDAAIIEKVAAQKAPNSKVAGKANVLVFPDLQSGNIGYKLVQRFANADAIGPVCQGFAKPINDLSRGCSADDIVNVVALTAVQAQEV
- a CDS encoding acetate kinase, producing the protein MKVLVINCGSSSLKYQLIDMTTEDALAEGLVERIGINGSILTQKVKGREKYIVEQPLKDHQDAIELVLKSLIDGNHGVIKSMDEISAVGHRVVHGGEKYSKSVLVNDEVMKNIEECIKLAPLHNPPNIIGIKACEELMPNTPMVCVFDTAFHQTMSEKAYMYPLPYEYYTEDHIRKYGFHGTSHKYVANKVAELMKKDASELKTVTCHLGNGVSITAVDGGKSIDTTMGFTPLAGTIMGSRCGDIDPAIVTYLIKEKGYSADEVNDILNKKSGILGVSGVGTDFRDIRSAIGENNKRAILATDIFGYQIKKQIGAYAVAMGGLDTIVFTAGIGEHAPEVRIRALTGLEFIGIELDEEKNNSHDIGEGLLISKESSKVKVYVIPTNEELMIAKETLALV
- a CDS encoding YceD family protein; the encoded protein is MKVRVSDLISRKERSKKIDYKFEIPKFEFEGDVITPVSKCEVSGVITSDKDIVIMKAKVKVTLEMNCARCLDTFIYPIDIDIEERFANNNNLQEEEVVIVLDDILDISQIIESNIISTLPIQRLCKNDCKGLCQECGSNLNKQPCSCNKYDTDIRFDVLKGLFDNKEV
- the rpmF gene encoding 50S ribosomal protein L32, with protein sequence MGNPARKCCSARRDSRRAQTFKASLPGIVECPQCHEMKLAHRVCKNCGFYKNREVVSSEK
- the plsX gene encoding phosphate acyltransferase PlsX; protein product: MKIAIDGMGGDNAPSAVVEGIVSALKEYSEMTFYITGPEDKISLELSKYDYPKDKIVIIDAKEVISTNEHPVMALRRKKDSSIVKALNLVKDGTCDGIISAGSTGAFLAGCTLIVGRIKGVERPALGPIMPGRRGNFMIVDAGANVDSKPEYLVQFSKMGSIYYKNVFNVDIPSVGLLNIGAEEEKGNDLTKATYKLLKEENTINFVGNIEPRYIPTGDTNIIVSDGFAGNTALKMYEGSAKNILGMIKDEVLKADFKSKIGVLLLKPFLKRIMKKFDYKEYGGAPFLGVNGICIKAHGSSDGKAFKNAIRQTKIFYENNVLDEIKKEFEKKN
- the acpP gene encoding acyl carrier protein; amino-acid sequence: MFEKIQNIIADKLSIDLGSVTMESSFVEDLNADSLDIVELIMALEDELDMEIPDEDVENFKTVGDVVNYVKAHYDE
- the rnc gene encoding ribonuclease III is translated as MNRYKFNDIENRLGVYFNNPSLIKTALTHSSFGNQFKDAKYNERLEFLGDSVLQLCITEYLFNKFKDKSEGELTKIRSLIVCENSLYEIAKKLSLGEYIRMSKGEELTGGRERMSIQADAVEAVIAAVYLDKGIGFVNDFILLHFEEMINKAINNEIVLDFKTKLQELLQKDGEILIQYELVKYEGPPHRRKFFTNVIINEKVMGIGEGYSKKEAEQNAAKEALKRLEKNYE
- a CDS encoding elongator complex protein 3; translated protein: MSKNYYIIPIFVPQEGCPHKCVFCNQDRITGLKDIVTTDIVRKTIDDYLETIANKEAIIEVSFFGGTFTAVKEEKQRAFLEIAKGYKDKGLIDKIRLSTRPDAIDDYILTYLKEYKVDIIELGVQSLDDEILKKSGRGHYVSDVEKASALIKQYGFVLGHQIMPGLPGDTSEKDILTTKLSIKMKPDICRIYPALVIKDTPMEKMYKMGTYIPYSLDEAVEISKAMYELYLKNNIQVIRIGLQPTESINEGADIVSGPFHPAFRELVESSLIANLINSNVKDKERVELRINPKDISKLYANKKKYFNNIKNKSIIVKQDFEVSRGNLKLITEEKNINIIY